GTTTTGGAGTTACCGTGATGTCCATTGGCTCCCCCGAATATCTTGAATATCTTGGGTCATAGCCAGTCCAATATGTAGGGCTGAAGGTAACTGACACCAAATCATTTTCCACTGTATAGCTTTCCGGTGGAGGCCAGGATGGATTCCCATCTACTTCAAGAGGAGGCCACAGCGTGTCCACAACAAGCCCTGTGATAGACATTGGAAATATTGATGATTTAGGAATTGTATCACCGGGCATAAAGGCCCACTTGTTGTACCAATAAGCATACAGGGTATGACTACTATCAATTGTAACTACACTATCAGCCGTTATTCTTGTTCCTGTTCCATCCTGACCTGTCCACCAGCCTGCAAAAATATACATTTCCCAGTCAAGATATTCATCTCCATCTCGCTGTGATGCAGTATTAGCAAGTGTACCATAGGTATTACCAAAAGTGACTTGTTTGGTTACAGGTGAAGGTTCAGAACCGCCCCGGGCATCAAAGGTGACGGTGTATTCATTTGGTGTCCATCTTGCATGAAGAGTTTTACCGCCTGTTGATCCTTCGGGTATCTCAGTTATTTCAGTGTTAAACTCCTCATCTTCGTACCACCCCTGAAATGTGTAGCCTGTTATTGATGGCGGGTCCTGGAAAGTTATTGTTGATGTATATATTGTGTACTTTTGAGGGTTAGCCCCAATG
This sequence is a window from Chitinispirillum alkaliphilum. Protein-coding genes within it:
- a CDS encoding cell wall/surface protein, whose protein sequence is MTLYAKWQGKTYTITYNGNANTAGTVPDAQTKNHGFSQTIASNTGNLQRTGYTFVGWNTAADGEGINIAEGTAYTTDADLVLYAKWEVVEYKISYTLNEGENIGANPQKYTIYTSTITFQDPPSITGYTFQGWYEDEEFNTEITEIPEGSTGGKTLHARWTPNEYTVTFDARGGSEPSPVTKQVTFGNTYGTLANTASQRDGDEYLDWEMYIFAGWWTGQDGTGTRITADSVVTIDSSHTLYAYWYNKWAFMPGDTIPKSSIFPMSITGLVVDTLWPPLEVDGNPSWPPPESYTVENDLVSVTFSPTYWTGYDPRYSRYSGEPMDITVTPKPGVETITLPNGMQVYVLYTHKDTITGENEGYIAPTGATWMELSWLQENFPERVNSVVTNDLGRPGWGVFTPDILH